One genomic segment of Musa acuminata AAA Group cultivar baxijiao chromosome BXJ3-3, Cavendish_Baxijiao_AAA, whole genome shotgun sequence includes these proteins:
- the LOC103978239 gene encoding probable metal-nicotianamine transporter YSL8, with protein MASPPAHHIIVVLLLSLSSIFLRLFLPFQFRKAKARSCPFSRFPTLSARENMTAAGEGEREHGDDEQSVERMFDCQEVPPWTQQLTLRSLAVSAILGFFLSFIVMKLNLTAGIIPSLNVSAGLLGFFMVKTWTKLLEKTGLLNQPFTRQENTVIQTCVVACSGIAFSGGFGSYILGMSKKVADQFGEADTGVNMKEPSLGWLICFLLAVSFVGLFSVVPLRRIMIIAYKLTYPSGTATAHLINSFHTPQGALLARKQVSLLFKTFGASFIWAMFQWFYTASDGCGFVSFPTFGLQAYENRFYFDFSATYVGVGMICPYIINISLFLGSIISWGILWPYIRSKQGVWYDASLPESSLHGINGYKVFISIAMILGDGLFHFLVVFFRSSYDMYNKRQRKDAATPFADAAALVGPCLSFDDRRRSNVFLKDQIPTTVAIAGYVLFAVISVITVPFIFPQLKFYHIIVAYIIAPVLAFCNSYGCGLTDWSLASSYGKLAIFIFGAWIGMNNGGVLAGLASCGVMMSIVSTASDLMQDLKTGYLTLSSPRSMFVSQVIGTAMGCVIAPSVFWIFYSAFDLGSETSGYPAPYAKVYRGIAILGVEGLSALPKYCLNLCAVFFFVSFAINGLKEVAKYKNWKIYNYIPSAMGMAIPFYLGSYFTIDMCVGSLILYLWERADKRHATVFAPAVASGLICGDGIWSLPASLLSLAKVQPPICMKFLSRADNDKVDAFLSG; from the exons ATGGCCTCTCCCCCTGCCCATCATATAATAGTCGTTCTCCTCCTCTCCCTTTCATCGATCTTTCTTCGCCTGTTTCTTCCGTTTCAGTTCCGTAAGGCGAAGGCCCGGTCTTGCCCCTTCTCTCGCTTCCCCACCCTCTCGGCGAGGGAGAATATGACCGCAGCCGGAGAAGGGGAGAGGGAGCATGGGGACGACGAGCAGTCGGTGGAGCGGATGTTTGACTGCCAGGAGGTGCCTCCATGGACCCAGCAGCTCACCTTACGCTCGCTGGCCGTCAGCGCCATCCTCGGCTTCTTCCTCAGCTTCATCGTCATGAAGCTCAACCTCACCGCGGGTATCATCCCCTCCCTCAACGTCTCCGCGGGCCTGCTCGGCTTCTTCATGGTCAAGACCTGGACCAAGCTCCTGGAGAAGACCGGTCTCCTCAACCAGCCCTTCACCCGCCAGGAGAACACCGTTATCCAGACATGCGTCGTCGCTTGCTCCGGCATCGCCTTCAGTG GTGGCTTCGGAAGCTATATACTTGGCATGAGCAAGAAAGTTGCAGATCAATTTGGTGAGGCAGACACCGGTGTTAACATGAAAGAACCATCCCTAGGTTGGCTGATTTGTTTCCTTCTGGCGGTCAGCTTTGTCGGCTTGTTCTCGGTTGTACCACTGCGGAGG ATAATGATCATCGCATATAAGCTAACATATCCAAGCGGCACGGCTACTGCTCACTTGATCAACAGCTTTCACACCCCTCAGGGAGCCTTGCTTGCCAG AAAGCAAGTGTCTCTTTTGTTCAAAACCTTCGGAGCTAGCTTCATTTGGGCCATGTTCCAATGGTTTTACACTGCTAGTGATGGCTGTGGGTTCGTATCTTTCCCCACATTTGGGCTCCAAGCTTATGAGAACAG GTTTTACTTCGACTTCTCTGCCACTTATGTGGGCGTTGGGATGATCTGCCCTTACATAATCAACATCTCGCTGTTCCTCGGGTCTATCATCTCTTGGGGCATTCTGTGGCCTTATATAAGAAGCAAGCAGGGAGTGTGGTATGATGCATCGCTCCCTGAAAGCAGTCTTCATGGAATCAATGGTTACAAG GTGTTCATATCCATTGCTATGATACTGGGTGACGGGCTGTTCCACTTTCTAGTCGTGTTCTTCCGCAGCTCCTACGACATGTACAACAAGCGCCAGCGGAAGGACGCCGCCACACCCTTCGCCGACGCTGCTGCCCTTGTTGGGCCCTGCCTTAGCTTCGACGACCGCCGCCGCAGCAATGTCTTCCTCAAGGATCAGATCCCTACCACGGTTGCCATCGCGGGCTACGTCCTCTTTGCCGTCATCTCAGTCATCACGGTTCCCTTCATCTTCCCCCAGCTCAAGTTCTATCACATCATTGTCGCCTACATCATCGCGCCGGTCCTTGCCTTCTGCAATTCCTACGGTTGCGGGCTCACCGACTGGTCTCTCGCCTCCAGCTACGGCAAGCTCGCCATCTTCATTTTCGGCGCGTGGATTGGGATGAACAACGGCGGCGTGCTCGCTGGCTTAGCTTCGTGCGGCGTCATGATGAGCATCGTGTCGACCGCATCGGATCTGATGCAGGATCTGAAGACCGGCTATCTTACCCTCTCGTCGCCTAGGTCCATGTTCGTGAGCCAAGTAATCGGGACGGCCATGGGATGCGTGATCGCCCCCAGTGTTTTCTGGATCTTCTACTCAGCCTTCGACCTGGGGAGCGAAACGTCTGGGTACCCGGCGCCGTACGCCAAGGTCTATCGAGGGATCGCGATCCTTGGCGTGGAGGGCCTCTCGGCGCTCCCCAAGTACTGCTTGAACTTGTGCGCCGTCTTCTTCTTCGTGTCATTCGCCATCAACGGGCTGAAGGAGGTGGCCAAATACAAGAACTGGAAGATCTACAACTACATCCCGAGCGCCATGGGCATGGCCATACCGTTCTACCTGGGGTCCTACTTCACCATCGACATGTGCGTGGGGAGCTTGATACTCTACTTGTGGGAGAGGGCGGACAAGCGGCACGCCACAGTGTTCGCGCCGGCCGTGGCATCGGGGTTGATATGCGGCGACGGGATATGGTCGCTGCCGGCGTCTCTGCTGTCCTTAGCGAAGGTGCAGCCACCCATATGCATGAAGTTCCTGTCCCGTGCCGACAACGACAAGGTAGACGCCTTCTTGAGTGGATGA
- the LOC135632488 gene encoding uncharacterized protein LOC135632488, with protein MACGSLHLFFRTEINCKEIELVKSSDRVPPSSSDTGLQIVHSSRKPVENMPAIFDYHLPSHYSAHTSVDSKNAVTRGSGRGRRKKIGKGEAPRTWAATPSASSPSFISDFISELTHPEERPSELGGTWVLQVDGSSASTGAGAGLVLSAPDGQTFERSLRFGFHATNNEAEYEALLAGLRLSREMQVDAIKVLTDSQLVTEQLNGGYVAREPAMAKYVAEVKNLASCFAHFTISRVPRLQNDRADELAKLASKRPPGATHGIEELPSPSIPVACVSAAGSQATWLGDMLRYKRDGTLPTDEAAARRIRRKHAWYSEANGRPYKRSFSHPLLRCLEPEEAAVVLAEVHEGICGEHIAGRTLACKILRQGYYWPTMVQDAMAYVRKCGPCQKHARTPQLPAVPLSPITCAWPFAQWGLDLLGPFPPASGQRRYIVVAIDYFTRWPEAEPLAAITEQQIEKFIWKNIVTRFGLPRTIVTDNGTQFSGKRIQEFCASYGIRLKHSSVAHPQTNGLAEVTNRSILDGLKRRVSASRTAWVEELPSILWSLRTTPKTATGESPYSLSYGTEAVLPPEVVFPTPRVEEYQETTSDQGLRAGLDLIEERHAGAHRRELSYKRAVARVYNRRVRPRPIKMNDLVLRRAEVSNPTRAGGKLAPNWEGPYRIIEVVQPGTYKLATMDGSRLPRTWNVRNLKRFF; from the exons ATGGCTTGTGGGTCTCTTCATCTGTTCTTTCGAACAGAAATTAATTGCAAGGAAATTGAGCTGGTCAAATCAAGTGACAG AGTCCCACCTTCCTCCTCAGACACAGGATTACAGATAGTTCACAGTTCAAGAAAGCCTGTGGAGAACATGCCGGCGATCTTTGATTATCATCTGCCCTCGCACTACTCTGCACATACGAGTGTCGACTCCAAGAACGCAGTCACGAGAGGCagtggaagagggaggaggaagaagataggGAAGGGGGAAGCG ccGAGGACCTGGGCTGCCACGCCGTCGGCTTCATCTCCGAGCTTCATCTCCGACTTCATCTCCGAGCTCACCCATCCCGAGGAGCGACCGAGTGAACTAGGCGGAACGTGGGTCCTACAGGTGGACGGCTCGTCCGCTTCAACCGGCGCAGGCGCAGGACTAGTGCTGTCGGCCCCCGACGGGCAgacgttcgagcgttccctccgcttcgggttccatgccaccaacaatgaagccgaGTACGAAGCACTCCTGGCGGGGCTCAGACTATCCCGCGAAATGCAGGTCGACGCCATCAAAGTCCTCACCGATTCGCAGCTGGTGACCGAGCAACTTAACGGCGGATACGTGGCCAGAGAACCCGCCATGGCAAAATACGTAGCGGAGGTAAAAAACTTAGCCTCCTGTTTCGCACACTTCACGATATCCAGGGTGCCAAGACTACAAAACGACCGTGCCGATGAGTTGGCCAAGCTAGCCTCGAAGCGACCCCCGGGCGCCACCCACGGGATCGAGGAGCTCCCCTCCCCCTCTATCCCGGTCGCGTGTGTTTCGGCGGCCGGCTCCCAAGCCACCTGGTTAGGGGACATGCTGCGCTACAAACGCGACGGGACCCTCCCCACCGACGAAGCCGCAGCCCGACGTATTCGCCGGAAACATGCATGGTACTCCGAAGCCAACGGCCGGCCGTACAAGCGGTCTTTCTCCCACCCTCTTCTACGGTGCCTCGAGCCAGAAGAGGCGGCGGTTGTCCTGGCTGAGGTCCACGAAGGGATTTGTGGAGAGCACATCGCCGGCCGGACCCTGGCCTGCAAGATTCTCCGCCAAGGCTATTACTGGCCCACCATGGTCCAGGACGCGATGGCCTACGTACGGAAGTGCGGCCCGTGCCAAAAGCACGCCCGGACCCCCCAACTACCGGCGGTCCCGCTCTCCCCCATCACATGCGcgtggccattcgcgcaatgggggctggatctcctcggccccttcccaCCAGCCTCAGGGCAGAGAAGATACATCGTGGTCGCAATAGACTACTTCACCCGATGGCCGGAAGCCGAACCGTTGGCGGCGATCACCGAGCAGCAGATCGAGAAGTTCATATGGAAAAACATCGTGACCCGGTTCGGCCTCCCCAGGACCATCGTCACGGACAACGGGACCCAGTTCTCCGGCAAAAGGATTCAGGAATTCTGCGCTAGCTATGGAATCCGGTTAAAACACAGCTCGGTAGCCCACCCCCAGACGAACGGACTAGCCGAGGTAACAAACCGATCTATCCTGGATGGGCTCAAAAGAAGGGTATCAGCTTCCCGAACGGCCTGGGTCGAGGAGTTACCCAGCATCTTGTGGTCCTTGCGGACCACCCCCAAAACAGCTACCGGGGAGTCACCCTACAGCCTCTCGTATGGGACCGAGGCCGTCCTTCCCCCCGAGGTAGTATTCCCCACCCCTCGAGTAGAAGAGTATCAAGAGACCACATCGGACCAGGGGCTGCGCGCCGGCCTGGACCTGATCGAAGAGCGGCACGCCGGCGCACACCGGAGGGagctttcttacaaaagagcagTTGCCCGGGTGTACAACCGCAGGGTACGACCTCGGCCCATTAAAATGAACGACTTAGTCCTGCGAAGGGCCGAAGTTAGCAACCCGACCAGGGCCGGGGGCAAGCTGGCCCCCaactgggaaggaccttatcggatCATCGAGGTAGTCCAACCGGGCACATACAAGCTCGCGACAATGGACGGGTCCCGCTTgccgagaacatggaacgtccGAAACCTTAAAAGATTTTTTTAG